From the Micromonospora echinospora genome, the window ATCCGCTCGCCGGCCCGGTCGTGGGCGACCAGGTCGACCACCGAGTCGCACTCCGGCGTGGCGTACTCCGGGTGCGAACCGACATCGAGGTAGAGACGGGCACCGTTGCGCAGGAACACATTGCTCGACCGGCCCCACGACACCACCCGACGGAAGAGGTACCGCGCGACCTCGTCAGGGGAGAGCCGCCGCTGGCCCCGGTAGGTACAGGTGACGCCGTACTCGGTCTCGATACCGAAGATTCGCCGCTCCATGATGAGACATTAGCCCCCCACGGCCTGAATTGGGCAGCGCTCGACGGCGGGGTTGTCGCACCCGGTCGTCGGGCCGCCACCATCCGCGCCGAACGCCCGCCCGGTCAGCCCCCGGGCGGGTCGCCGCGGCACCGGGTCGAACCGTCCCCGCCCGCCGGCCCGTGGTCGGGCGTAGAGTTGGCCGACCGTGAGGATCCTCGTCACCGGCGGCGCCGGCTTCATCGGTTCGGCCTACGTGCGGCGCCTGCTGCGCGGCGCCGAGCCGGAGATCACCCCGACCGCCCTGACCGTCCTGGACAGCTTCACCTACGCCGGTACGCGCGGCGCGCTCGCCGCCGTCCGCGCCGACCCCCGGCTGCGGGTGGTCCACGGCGACATCCGGGACGTCGACCTCGTCGAGGGCACCGTGGCCGGGCACGACCTGGTCGTGCACTTCGCCGCCGAGTCCCATGTGGACCGGTCGATCGTCGGGGCGGCGACGTTCGTCAGCGCCAACGTGCTCGGCACCCAGACCCTGCTCGACGCGGCCCTGCGCCACGGGGTCGGACGGTTCGTGCAGGTCTCCACCGACGAGGTCTACGGTTCCGTCGACACCGGTTCGTGGAGCGAGGACGCGCCGCTGGACCCCTCGTCGCCGTACTCCGCCTCCAAGGCGGCGGCGGACCTGCTGGCGCTGGCCTACCACCGCACCCACGGTCTGGACGTGGTGATCACCCGAGGGGCGAACACCTACGGCCCCTACCAGTACCCGGAGAAGCTGGTCCCGCTCTTCGTCACCAACCTCGTCGACGGGCAGCCGGTGCCGCTCTACGGCGACGGGCGGAACGTCCGGGACTGGATGCACGTCGACGACCACTGCCACGGCATCGCCCTCGCCCAGCGGCACGGCCGGGCCGGACGGGTCTACCACCTCGGCGGCGGCACCGAGCTGACCAACCGGGAGATGACCGGCCGGATCCTCGCCGCCTGCGGGGCCGGCTGGGACCGGGTACGCCAGGTCGCGGACCGCAAGGGCCACGACCGGCGCTACTCGCTCGACACCACCCGCAGCCGCCAGGAACTGGGGTACGCCCCCCGGGTCGACCTGACGACCGGGCTGGCCGCCACGGTCGACTGGTACCGGTCGAACCGGGCCTGGTGGCGGCCGTTGAAGCTGGCCCGGTGAACCGGTGTCGACCTGGTGACGGCCGAAGCCGCCCCGGGGCGGGCCGTCGCCGGCCCGCCCGACCCGTCGGCGACCGTCTCAGCCGCCGGCCCGGATCACGCCTCCGCCGAGCCGGTGGACTCCTCCGGAGTGGCCTCGGTGGTCTGCCCCTCCAGGTCGGCCGAGCCGGCCGAGGTGGTCGGCTTCCCCGCCGGGGCCGCCGGCGGCTTCGGCGTCTCCGCCCGGGCCGAACCGGCCGGCTCCTCGCCACCGTCGAGCAGCGCGGTCAGCGCCGCCCCGGTGATCCGGCGGAAGGTCCGCCCGACCCGGCCACGGTCCAGCACCGCCACTTCGAGCTGGTTCGCGGCGATGGTCCGCGCCGCGCCCCCCTCGCCACCGACGCTGCCGAGGGCCTTCACCGCGACCTTGACCGCCTCGCCGAGGGACATGTCCGGGCGGTGCTCCGACTTGAGCACGCCGGAGATGGCCTCCGCCTGGCCGCCCATCGCCATCCGGCCCGGCTCGTCGTTCACCGAACCGTCGTAGGTGAGCCGGTAGAGCTCGTCCTGCTCCGCCGAGGAGCCCACCTCGGCGACGCAGATCTCCACCTCGAACGGCTTCGACTGCTCGGTGAAGATCGCGCCGAGGGTCTGCGCGAACGCGTTGGCCAACGCCCGGCCGGTCACGTCCCGCCGGTCGTAGCTGAGGCCGTTGAGGTCGGCCATCCGCACCCCGGCGCGCCGCAGGTTCTCGAACTCGTTGTACCGGCCGACGGCGGCGAAGCCGATCCGGTCGTAGATCTCACTGACCTTGTGCAGGGCGCTGGAGAGGTTCTCCGCGACGAAGAGCACCCCGCCCGCGTAGCTCAGGACCACCGCGCTCCGCCCCCGGGCGATGCCCTTGCGGGCCAGCTCGGAGCGGTCGCGCATGATCTGCTCGGGCGAGGCGTAGAACTGCATGGCCACGACGGCGGTTCTCCTTCAGGCGCTGTGCTGACGGCTTCTGGTTGCTGCTGGGTGGGAAGCGGGGTCAGCCGCCCGGGTTCTCCATCCGGCCCGCCACGACGCTCTCGGCGAGGGCGGCGGTCTCCTCGGCGGTGAGCCGGTGGGTCCCCTCCGCCGTCGCGGTCATCACCACCGGGTAGATCCGGCGGGTCAGGTCCGGGCCGCCGGTGGCGGTGTCGTCGTCGGCCGCGTCGTAGAGCGCCTCCACCGCGAGCCGGGTCGCGTCGGCGACGGAGAGACCGGCGCGGAACCGCTTCTTCAGGGCGGACCGGGCGAAGATCGAGCCCGAGCCGATGGCGTCGTAGCCGGTCTCCTCGTAGGGGCCACCGGTGACGTCGAAGCTGAAGATCCGACCGGCCCGGGCCGGGTCCGGCGCGGCCAGGTCGAAGCC encodes:
- the prcA gene encoding proteasome subunit alpha, translated to MAMQFYASPEQIMRDRSELARKGIARGRSAVVLSYAGGVLFVAENLSSALHKVSEIYDRIGFAAVGRYNEFENLRRAGVRMADLNGLSYDRRDVTGRALANAFAQTLGAIFTEQSKPFEVEICVAEVGSSAEQDELYRLTYDGSVNDEPGRMAMGGQAEAISGVLKSEHRPDMSLGEAVKVAVKALGSVGGEGGAARTIAANQLEVAVLDRGRVGRTFRRITGAALTALLDGGEEPAGSARAETPKPPAAPAGKPTTSAGSADLEGQTTEATPEESTGSAEA
- the rfbB gene encoding dTDP-glucose 4,6-dehydratase, whose amino-acid sequence is MRILVTGGAGFIGSAYVRRLLRGAEPEITPTALTVLDSFTYAGTRGALAAVRADPRLRVVHGDIRDVDLVEGTVAGHDLVVHFAAESHVDRSIVGAATFVSANVLGTQTLLDAALRHGVGRFVQVSTDEVYGSVDTGSWSEDAPLDPSSPYSASKAAADLLALAYHRTHGLDVVITRGANTYGPYQYPEKLVPLFVTNLVDGQPVPLYGDGRNVRDWMHVDDHCHGIALAQRHGRAGRVYHLGGGTELTNREMTGRILAACGAGWDRVRQVADRKGHDRRYSLDTTRSRQELGYAPRVDLTTGLAATVDWYRSNRAWWRPLKLAR